The Aminiphilus circumscriptus DSM 16581 genome contains a region encoding:
- a CDS encoding AraC family transcriptional regulator, producing the protein MFREEATFWTSEELPGVELLRAVYLDQSFPPHAHDTFALGVIEEGSLAMRYRKSHFVAPRGSIGFALPGETHTGYAGDRTGWRYRMLYVDPSLLCRVTEELGRRKAFPFIPECVLFDDELALELLRLHRLLEDSSSSPLELQTLLTWSLTRLVLRHASDRPSPRRTRDGTTLAQKVRQILENRHAERISLEELAEESHTSRWYLLRTFRETFGMPPHTFLVQFRVRRARELLRSGKEIAETATAVGFCDQSHLTRAFHRIVGISPGRYVEGLRPHRKA; encoded by the coding sequence ATGTTTCGGGAAGAGGCGACGTTCTGGACCTCCGAAGAGCTGCCCGGCGTGGAACTTCTGCGCGCCGTCTATCTCGACCAGTCCTTTCCTCCCCACGCGCACGACACCTTCGCCCTCGGCGTCATTGAAGAAGGCTCCCTCGCCATGCGCTACAGAAAAAGCCACTTCGTGGCCCCCCGGGGAAGCATCGGCTTCGCTCTCCCCGGGGAAACCCATACAGGCTATGCCGGAGACCGCACGGGCTGGCGTTACCGCATGCTCTACGTCGATCCTTCCCTGCTCTGCCGTGTCACGGAGGAACTCGGACGGAGAAAGGCCTTTCCTTTCATCCCGGAATGCGTGCTCTTCGACGATGAACTTGCCCTCGAACTTCTCCGTCTTCATCGGCTCCTGGAAGATTCTTCCTCTTCGCCTCTGGAACTCCAGACTCTTCTGACCTGGAGCCTGACAAGGCTTGTCCTCCGTCATGCGTCGGACCGGCCGTCACCTCGGCGCACCAGGGACGGAACGACCCTGGCTCAAAAAGTACGGCAAATTCTGGAAAACCGTCATGCCGAACGCATCTCTCTGGAGGAGCTTGCGGAAGAATCCCACACCAGCCGGTGGTACCTGTTGCGCACATTCCGGGAGACCTTCGGGATGCCACCCCACACCTTTCTCGTGCAGTTTCGCGTCCGACGGGCTCGGGAACTGCTCCGCTCGGGAAAGGAGATCGCCGAAACCGCAACGGCCGTAGGCTTCTGCGATCAGAGCCACCTCACCAGGGCCTTCCATCGCATCGTGGGGATCTCTCCCGGACGCTACGTGGAGGGACTCCGCCCACACCGGAAAGCGTAA
- a CDS encoding M55 family metallopeptidase gives MKVYISCDMEGATGVVRWEQVEHDKPEYEFGRAMQLHDLLAVAEAALECGADEVLVNDSHSRMINLDARRIPKGLRLVSGSGKYLSMMEQVEGADLAFFVCYHAKAGTLRAILDHTMSGNTFDLTLNGVSVGELGFNAAVAGHFGVPPALVTGDAAVCREAKSVFGDDVTTCVVKEGVARTSAVLLPPEETAALLQKAVKEAMARGRKAVPYRPAFPGRVALTVFNCAQADAAAGIPGTIRESGRTLTFEAKDAVEAYCWFRSALSLAGTVPR, from the coding sequence GTGAAAGTCTACATCAGTTGCGACATGGAGGGTGCGACGGGAGTTGTTCGATGGGAACAAGTGGAGCATGACAAGCCGGAATACGAGTTCGGCAGGGCCATGCAGCTTCACGATCTCCTCGCCGTGGCCGAGGCGGCCCTTGAATGCGGTGCCGACGAGGTGCTGGTGAACGATTCCCATTCGCGGATGATCAATCTCGACGCACGGCGGATTCCGAAGGGACTTCGCCTCGTGAGCGGTTCGGGAAAATACCTCAGCATGATGGAGCAGGTGGAGGGCGCCGATCTGGCGTTTTTCGTCTGCTACCACGCCAAGGCGGGGACGCTCCGGGCCATTCTCGACCACACCATGTCGGGAAACACCTTCGATCTGACGTTGAACGGCGTCTCCGTGGGAGAACTCGGTTTCAACGCCGCCGTGGCCGGGCATTTCGGCGTTCCGCCGGCGTTGGTCACGGGGGATGCCGCGGTCTGCCGCGAGGCGAAAAGCGTATTCGGCGACGATGTCACCACCTGTGTCGTCAAGGAGGGCGTGGCAAGGACAAGCGCGGTGCTTCTCCCTCCGGAGGAAACGGCGGCGCTCCTGCAAAAGGCCGTGAAAGAAGCGATGGCGCGCGGCCGGAAGGCCGTGCCCTATCGTCCGGCCTTTCCGGGCCGCGTGGCGCTCACGGTCTTCAACTGCGCCCAGGCGGATGCCGCCGCGGGCATTCCCGGCACGATCCGCGAGTCCGGGCGGACCCTCACCTTCGAGGCGAAAGATGCCGTGGAGGCCTACTGCTGGTTCCGTTCTGCTCTGTCGCTCGCCGGAACCGTCCCGCGTTAG